A section of the bacterium genome encodes:
- a CDS encoding YhjD/YihY/BrkB family envelope integrity protein, translating into MSIIKRITNFILKDLWERELSGLSYLKKWAYNILKMGYMVARGFITDKCQLRAFGLTYVTLLTIIPFLAFIFSISKAFGAFDAVKSIVLEKAAVTQEIVTKIIDLASKTSLKTLGIVGLVFLIWTLIIVLGTIERSFNDIWGIKKSRNIFRKFTDYLSVILICPILALCTTGVNAFLSNSSLVNKILGMEFIGVLMHQLLRMTPYLSMWLVFTFIYMFMPNTKVKFSSALTAGIIGGTLWQFAQWGHIHFQIGVSRYSAIYGTFASIPVFLIWLYISWLIVLFGAEISFAHQNVRTYTREGKSLSISPKCKELLGLRIMISIASNFYKAKQPLTAAQLSKKLDVSIRLVNQILFQLAEGGLINEVSGRESSYQPSFSIEAITAGKVLDVFRGYGENIPKITEDNTTKYLKDILSDARKAETEILDKLTLKDIINRLPSNGLGI; encoded by the coding sequence ATGAGCATAATAAAAAGAATAACAAACTTTATTTTAAAGGATCTGTGGGAGAGGGAGCTCTCAGGCCTGTCCTATCTTAAAAAATGGGCATATAATATTCTAAAAATGGGATATATGGTTGCAAGAGGATTTATTACAGATAAATGTCAGCTCAGGGCTTTTGGACTAACTTATGTAACGCTTCTGACTATAATCCCTTTTTTAGCCTTCATCTTTTCTATATCAAAAGCCTTTGGCGCATTTGATGCAGTGAAAAGCATAGTGCTTGAGAAGGCTGCAGTAACACAAGAGATTGTAACGAAAATTATTGATCTTGCCAGTAAAACTAGTCTAAAAACTCTGGGTATAGTAGGACTCGTCTTTTTAATATGGACATTAATTATTGTGTTGGGGACCATTGAGAGATCCTTTAACGATATCTGGGGAATTAAAAAATCCAGAAATATATTCAGAAAATTTACTGACTATCTGAGCGTAATTTTAATCTGTCCGATTCTCGCGCTTTGTACAACAGGCGTAAATGCCTTTCTATCAAATAGTAGTCTGGTCAACAAAATACTTGGTATGGAATTCATCGGAGTTCTCATGCATCAACTGTTAAGAATGACTCCATATTTATCTATGTGGCTTGTGTTCACTTTTATCTACATGTTTATGCCTAATACAAAAGTGAAATTCTCGTCTGCCTTAACAGCAGGGATTATTGGAGGAACTTTGTGGCAGTTTGCTCAATGGGGACACATTCACTTTCAGATAGGTGTTTCAAGGTATAGTGCAATCTATGGGACATTTGCTTCTATTCCGGTTTTTCTTATCTGGCTTTACATTAGCTGGCTAATAGTCCTATTTGGTGCAGAAATATCCTTTGCGCATCAAAATGTGAGAACATACACAAGAGAAGGAAAATCATTATCTATAAGTCCAAAATGCAAAGAACTTCTTGGACTAAGAATTATGATAAGTATAGCCAGTAACTTTTATAAAGCGAAACAGCCACTAACAGCTGCTCAACTCTCCAAAAAGCTTGATGTATCAATAAGACTTGTAAATCAGATCCTTTTCCAGCTTGCGGAAGGCGGGTTGATTAACGAGGTTAGCGGCAGAGAGTCTTCATATCAACCCTCATTCTCTATAGAAGCAATTACTGCCGGAAAAGTTTTGGATGTATTTAGAGGATATGGAGAAAACATACCTAAAATTACAGAGGATAACACCACAAAATATCTAAAAGATATTCTTTCTGATGCAAGGAAAGCTGAAACAGAGATCCTTGATAAGTTAACCCTGAAAGATATTATAAACCGCCTGCCCAGCAATGGGTTAGGAATTTAA
- a CDS encoding helix-turn-helix transcriptional regulator produces the protein MNPLYPMKKEKELVARIKLGDNTGAKTILNKLVGEILFANSGKGDVRKARILELIVVISRAAVEAGANMEKLLGLNYTYIGELSEINEEEALYKWMIKVFSSFMEEVSRSSNKKNMAIVERAMKCMRTNYNKNLTLSKIAKAACVNTYYLSHLFKKELGMTVVDYLTKVRIEEAKSLLQNDKMSIIEIALEVGYEDQSYFSKVFKKNEHTTPMVYRKRNLI, from the coding sequence ATGAATCCTCTTTATCCTATGAAGAAGGAAAAGGAATTAGTCGCAAGGATTAAACTTGGTGATAACACTGGAGCAAAAACCATTCTTAATAAACTAGTTGGAGAGATACTTTTTGCAAATTCAGGGAAAGGAGATGTGCGTAAAGCACGGATTCTGGAGCTTATTGTTGTAATTTCAAGAGCCGCAGTTGAAGCTGGAGCTAATATGGAGAAGTTATTGGGGCTTAATTATACGTATATAGGTGAATTATCTGAAATAAATGAAGAAGAAGCATTGTATAAATGGATGATAAAGGTGTTCTCTTCTTTTATGGAGGAAGTGTCCAGATCAAGCAATAAAAAGAATATGGCGATTGTAGAGCGCGCAATGAAATGCATGAGAACTAATTACAATAAGAATCTGACATTAAGCAAGATAGCAAAGGCAGCGTGTGTTAATACGTATTATCTGAGCCATCTTTTCAAGAAAGAGCTAGGTATGACTGTTGTTGACTATCTTACTAAGGTTAGGATTGAAGAGGCAAAGAGCCTTTTGCAGAATGATAAAATGAGTATTATTGAAATTGCCTTAGAAGTTGGATATGAAGACCAGAGTTATTTTAGTAAGGTATTTAAGAAGAATGAGCATACAACCCCAATGGTCTATCGTAAGAGAAATCTGATATAA
- a CDS encoding corrinoid protein, producing the protein MADLQAIADSLIKGQAQAVSDLVKKAVDEGVGPEEILTKGLIAGMNIIGARFKKNEVYVPEVLIAARAMHAGMSILEPLLAEAGVKPLGRIAVGTVKGDLHDIGKNLVAMMLKGAGFNVEDLGVDCDAQKFIDSAKGGAQIIAMSALLTTTMPSMKTVIDTLKSAGVNVKTMIGGAPITQGYADEIKADGYAPDAASAVDTAKELIAAIS; encoded by the coding sequence ATGGCGGATTTACAGGCAATAGCAGACAGCTTAATTAAAGGACAGGCGCAAGCGGTTTCAGATTTGGTTAAAAAGGCTGTGGATGAAGGTGTTGGTCCTGAAGAAATTCTAACTAAAGGTCTCATTGCAGGTATGAATATAATAGGAGCAAGATTTAAGAAGAACGAGGTCTATGTTCCTGAGGTTCTTATAGCTGCCAGAGCAATGCATGCAGGGATGAGTATTTTGGAACCACTGCTTGCAGAAGCTGGAGTAAAGCCTCTTGGTAGGATAGCAGTAGGAACTGTTAAAGGCGACCTTCACGATATTGGCAAGAATCTGGTAGCTATGATGCTTAAAGGAGCAGGGTTCAATGTGGAAGACCTTGGTGTTGATTGCGATGCTCAAAAATTTATTGATTCTGCAAAGGGTGGAGCACAGATAATAGCTATGTCAGCGCTACTAACAACAACAATGCCTTCAATGAAGACTGTGATAGATACTCTGAAATCCGCAGGAGTTAATGTTAAAACAATGATTGGAGGAGCGCCTATTACACAGGGATATGCTGATGAGATTAAGGCAGACGGCTACGCTCCGGACGCTGCCTCAGCAGTTGATACAGCAAAAGAGCTTATAGCAGCGATTAGCTAG
- a CDS encoding DUF167 domain-containing protein, which translates to MKLINIRVIPNAKKNNVSEQQGKLKVHISAPAVDGKANKALIKVLAEYFKIKKNNIRIIRGTKSREKVVEIPSS; encoded by the coding sequence ATGAAACTGATAAATATAAGAGTAATTCCAAATGCTAAAAAAAATAATGTTTCTGAACAGCAGGGAAAGCTTAAGGTGCACATAAGCGCTCCGGCTGTAGACGGCAAGGCAAATAAAGCTCTGATTAAAGTTCTGGCAGAATATTTCAAGATAAAGAAAAACAATATCAGAATAATCAGAGGTACAAAATCAAGAGAAAAGGTTGTTGAAATACCTTCTAGCTAA
- the typA gene encoding translational GTPase TypA, with amino-acid sequence MNKKMEIRNIAIIAHVDHGKTTLVDFLLKAGGAFSSHETVDERVMDSNDQEKERGITIYAKNAAIHYKGTKINIVDTPGHADFGSEVERVLQTVDATVLLVDACEGPMPQTKFVLSKSLDLGLPVLVVINKIDRPAARPDKVVDLTFDLFGRLGASDEQMDFPYMYTIARKGIAIRNLKDEHKDITPLLDFILENVPAAKADTEKDFRMQPATLAYDNFLGRIAVGRVYEGKVTSGQMVTVLNSDGESRSARLTKIFTFQGLKKVEVSEVEAGDIVAIAGISDIYVGETITDNPDVEPLPAIRVDPPALAMDFMVNTSPFAGREGKILTSRNIRERLLKELETNVGLSVEMTNNTDTFKVYGRGEMHLSVLIESMRREGFELQVSQPQVVLQEIDGVSSEPIESVIVNVPKNMAGKIIEILSSRKGIMKNMSNETGNTIMEFEIPTRGLLGFRSTFVTLTRGEGTLYHAFSHFAPHCGKIEKRKVGSMVSGATGTATAYALWNLQERGPIFIHPVTEVYEGMIIGEHNQGTDLAVNPVKGKSLTNVRASGADDAINLTPPVEVELEKALEYIQDDEYVEVTPKNIRLRKKYLTENDRRRHKRASASRKKVK; translated from the coding sequence ATGAATAAGAAAATGGAAATTCGAAATATTGCTATTATCGCCCATGTTGATCATGGAAAAACAACTTTGGTGGATTTTTTACTGAAGGCAGGAGGGGCATTCAGCTCTCATGAAACAGTTGATGAGCGCGTGATGGACAGTAATGATCAGGAAAAGGAGCGTGGGATTACGATTTATGCCAAAAATGCAGCAATCCATTATAAGGGGACGAAGATTAACATTGTAGACACACCAGGTCATGCTGATTTTGGTTCAGAGGTAGAACGTGTTTTGCAAACAGTGGATGCGACCGTTCTTTTGGTGGATGCCTGTGAGGGCCCTATGCCACAGACTAAGTTTGTTCTTTCTAAGTCATTAGATCTTGGTTTGCCTGTTCTTGTTGTGATCAATAAAATCGATAGGCCCGCTGCAAGGCCGGACAAGGTGGTTGATTTAACCTTTGATTTATTTGGCAGACTTGGGGCGTCTGATGAACAAATGGATTTTCCTTATATGTATACAATTGCCCGTAAGGGAATTGCTATTCGAAATTTAAAGGACGAACATAAAGATATTACTCCTCTTCTGGATTTTATTCTGGAGAATGTTCCGGCTGCGAAAGCAGATACCGAAAAAGATTTTAGAATGCAGCCAGCCACCTTGGCTTACGATAACTTTTTAGGCAGAATAGCGGTTGGCCGTGTTTATGAGGGTAAGGTTACCTCAGGTCAAATGGTGACTGTACTGAATTCTGACGGCGAAAGTCGTTCAGCACGATTAACAAAGATTTTTACATTTCAGGGGCTGAAGAAAGTTGAGGTTTCAGAGGTAGAAGCGGGGGACATTGTTGCAATAGCAGGTATTTCTGATATTTATGTAGGGGAAACTATTACAGATAACCCCGATGTTGAGCCGCTTCCTGCTATTCGGGTTGATCCGCCTGCGCTTGCAATGGATTTCATGGTTAATACTTCTCCTTTTGCAGGGCGAGAGGGGAAGATATTAACAAGCCGCAATATTCGGGAGCGTCTTTTAAAAGAGCTGGAGACCAATGTTGGATTGTCTGTTGAAATGACTAATAATACGGATACGTTCAAGGTTTATGGTCGTGGAGAAATGCACCTTTCGGTTTTAATTGAAAGTATGCGTCGGGAAGGTTTTGAGCTTCAGGTTTCTCAACCGCAGGTGGTGTTACAGGAAATTGATGGCGTTTCTTCTGAGCCGATTGAGTCGGTAATAGTGAATGTACCAAAAAATATGGCTGGAAAAATCATTGAGATATTGTCCTCTCGAAAAGGGATAATGAAAAACATGTCGAATGAAACTGGCAACACGATTATGGAATTTGAAATTCCGACACGAGGACTGCTCGGCTTCCGTTCAACCTTTGTTACTTTAACCAGAGGAGAGGGGACTTTATATCACGCTTTTAGTCATTTTGCTCCTCATTGCGGAAAGATTGAAAAGCGTAAAGTTGGATCAATGGTTTCGGGAGCGACCGGGACAGCAACTGCTTATGCATTATGGAACCTTCAGGAGCGAGGCCCTATCTTTATTCATCCGGTAACGGAGGTGTACGAAGGTATGATTATTGGAGAGCATAATCAGGGGACTGATTTAGCGGTCAATCCTGTTAAGGGTAAGAGCCTTACAAATGTTCGCGCTTCTGGTGCTGATGATGCAATTAACCTGACTCCACCGGTGGAGGTTGAGCTTGAAAAGGCGCTTGAATACATTCAGGATGATGAATATGTGGAGGTAACTCCTAAGAACATTCGCCTGCGTAAGAAGTATTTAACAGAGAACGACAGACGCCGCCACAAAAGAGCATCTGCATCTCGAAAGAAAGTTAAGTAA
- a CDS encoding type II toxin-antitoxin system death-on-curing family toxin, which translates to MQTITVKEVEYIAFRVAKEMMSFNEPIPDFSTRFPNALESCLATPFQSFSKKSFYPTLISKASILFYLMIKNHPFQNGNKRIAITTLLVFLDKEGKWLRVDTQELYNFTVWIASSPPKLKEETVKAIETFLTLYTIDTTRLGT; encoded by the coding sequence ATGCAGACAATTACTGTAAAAGAAGTAGAATATATTGCTTTTAGAGTGGCAAAAGAAATGATGTCGTTTAATGAACCAATACCTGATTTTTCCACACGCTTTCCTAATGCTTTAGAAAGTTGCCTGGCTACTCCATTTCAAAGTTTCTCAAAGAAGTCCTTTTATCCAACGCTTATATCAAAAGCAAGTATTCTTTTTTATCTCATGATTAAAAATCATCCATTCCAGAATGGAAACAAAAGAATTGCAATAACGACATTACTGGTTTTTCTCGACAAAGAAGGAAAGTGGCTGAGGGTTGATACTCAAGAACTTTATAACTTTACTGTATGGATAGCTTCCAGCCCTCCAAAACTCAAAGAAGAAACTGTAAAGGCAATAGAAACGTTCTTGACATTATATACGATTGATACTACTAGATTAGGAACCTGA
- a CDS encoding helix-turn-helix domain-containing protein: MKQSEYITIPELAKILGITRIAVYTKVKKGQIKAVKIGRNYAISRKYVDNILGTALGPEAKAEIDKAVKKTVKEYGEVLKLLGRE, from the coding sequence ATGAAACAAAGTGAATATATTACTATTCCCGAGTTAGCTAAAATTTTAGGCATAACACGTATTGCGGTTTATACAAAAGTCAAAAAAGGCCAGATAAAAGCTGTTAAAATTGGAAGGAATTACGCTATATCAAGGAAATATGTTGATAATATATTGGGAACTGCCTTAGGCCCGGAAGCCAAAGCGGAGATTGATAAAGCCGTAAAAAAGACGGTGAAAGAATACGGTGAAGTTCTCAAACTTCTTGGTAGAGAATAA